A genomic region of uncultured Roseibium sp. contains the following coding sequences:
- the queG gene encoding tRNA epoxyqueuosine(34) reductase QueG, translated as MDTRTRKLLTALEQKAEALGFAGLRVAAADSIPAAKEQLRAFLEHGYHGTMDWMQETESRRASPRALWPEVRSVLMLAMNYGPGDAPDNHPLAHLEDPGSAGISVYARHRDYHDVIKGRLKELAAFLVSRAGGDVKVFVDTAPVMEKPLAHAAGLGWQGKHTNLVSRELGSWFFLGSIFTTLELPPSTSEHDHCGSCRACLDSCPTDAFPAPYQLDARRCISYLTIEHHGPIPHAFRKPIGNRIYGCDDCLAACPWNKFAQAASEAKLIARDDLTNPDLADLLDLDDAAFRKLFAGSPLKRIGRNRFLRNVLIAAGNSGLSHLLAKVETLLGDPDPTVRGAAVWAYRQLAPEDAWTARRDLAQSLETDSQVREEWVS; from the coding sequence TTGGACACAAGAACCCGAAAGCTGCTGACCGCACTGGAACAAAAGGCCGAAGCCCTGGGCTTTGCCGGACTGCGCGTTGCGGCCGCCGACAGCATCCCTGCGGCGAAAGAGCAATTGCGCGCGTTCCTGGAGCACGGGTACCACGGAACGATGGACTGGATGCAGGAGACGGAGAGCCGCCGCGCGTCTCCCCGCGCCCTGTGGCCGGAGGTGCGATCGGTTCTCATGCTTGCCATGAACTACGGACCCGGCGATGCCCCGGACAACCACCCGCTGGCGCATCTGGAGGATCCCGGATCAGCCGGAATCTCGGTCTATGCCAGACATCGCGACTATCACGACGTGATCAAGGGGCGGCTGAAGGAACTGGCTGCCTTTCTGGTTTCAAGAGCCGGAGGCGACGTCAAGGTTTTCGTCGACACGGCGCCCGTCATGGAAAAACCGCTCGCGCACGCAGCCGGTCTCGGCTGGCAGGGGAAACACACCAACCTGGTTTCGCGCGAACTGGGGTCTTGGTTCTTTCTGGGGTCGATCTTCACGACGCTGGAATTGCCGCCAAGCACTTCTGAACACGATCATTGCGGCAGTTGCAGGGCCTGCCTCGACAGTTGTCCGACGGACGCCTTTCCGGCGCCCTATCAGCTCGATGCAAGGCGCTGCATCTCGTATCTGACGATCGAACATCACGGTCCCATCCCGCATGCGTTCCGCAAGCCGATCGGAAACCGGATCTATGGCTGCGACGATTGCCTTGCCGCCTGCCCGTGGAACAAGTTCGCGCAGGCGGCAAGCGAGGCGAAGCTCATCGCGCGTGACGACCTGACCAATCCGGACCTCGCCGATCTGCTCGATCTCGATGATGCCGCCTTCCGCAAGCTCTTTGCCGGATCTCCGCTCAAGCGGATCGGCCGCAACCGCTTTCTGCGAAATGTGCTGATTGCCGCAGGCAATTCCGGCCTTTCTCACCTTCTGGCCAAGGTCGAGACGCTGCTCGGCGATCCGGATCCGACGGTCCGGGGTGCAGCCGTGTGGGCCTACCGGCAGCTTGCACCCGAAGACGCGTGGACGGCGCGAAGAGATCTTGCGCAGAGCCTTGAAACCGACAGCCAGGTCCGTGAGGAATGGGTGTCCTAG
- a CDS encoding glutathione S-transferase family protein → MLTLYHHPFSPSSRFIRLVLSEYGAAFEERHVEPWDRPQELLVLNAAGTVPVLVENDGPAICGPGPIMEYLDETRGYALTDRRLMPDHPEARAETRRLVEWSLVKFDQEVVGHLVRERIYKQIMPKSAGGGEPDSAALRVARANIHHHLKYFGYLVASRRWLAGDRLSFADFALAAGLSCADYLGEVPWSNETDVKSWYARVKSRPCMRPLLGEKVLGMPPAASYADLDF, encoded by the coding sequence ATGCTCACGCTTTACCATCACCCTTTTTCGCCGTCGTCCCGATTCATTCGCCTTGTCCTGAGCGAATACGGCGCCGCCTTCGAGGAGCGTCACGTCGAACCGTGGGACCGGCCGCAGGAGCTTCTGGTGCTCAATGCCGCCGGAACCGTTCCGGTTCTTGTCGAAAATGACGGTCCGGCCATCTGCGGCCCCGGCCCGATCATGGAATATCTCGACGAAACGCGCGGCTATGCACTCACCGACCGGCGGCTCATGCCCGACCATCCAGAAGCGCGTGCCGAAACGCGGCGCCTCGTCGAGTGGAGCCTGGTGAAATTCGATCAGGAAGTGGTCGGACACCTGGTGCGTGAACGCATCTACAAGCAGATCATGCCCAAGTCGGCCGGCGGTGGTGAACCGGATTCCGCGGCGCTGCGTGTTGCCCGGGCCAACATCCATCATCATCTGAAATACTTCGGCTACCTGGTTGCCTCGCGCCGCTGGCTGGCAGGCGACCGGCTGTCCTTTGCCGATTTCGCGCTCGCGGCAGGCCTGTCCTGTGCCGACTATTTGGGCGAAGTCCCCTGGAGCAACGAGACAGACGTCAAAAGCTGGTACGCCCGGGTGAAGTCGCGTCCGTGCATGCGCCCCCTTCTCGGCGAGAAAGTTCTGGGCATGCCCCCGGCCGCTTCTTACGCGGACCTTGATTTTTAG
- a CDS encoding undecaprenyl-diphosphate phosphatase: MDGQTIVNALILGIVEGLTEFIPVSSTGHLLLLGHFLGFESTGKTFEVLIQLGAILAILSVYFARLWTLALSLPSDPASRRFVAGILIAFLPAAVIGVMLHSFIKEVLFETPALICTTLLVGGVILLWIDRLPLKPRYTNVMDYPLSLCLKIGFCQCLAMVPGVSRSGATIAGALLMGTDKRSAAEFSFFLAMPTMAGAFAYDLYKNRNILSADDAMLITIGFVASFISGVFVVKGLLDFVSRHGFAPFAWWRIFVGLAGFAGLYFLG; this comes from the coding sequence ATGGACGGCCAAACGATTGTAAATGCGCTGATTTTGGGAATTGTCGAAGGACTGACGGAATTTATCCCTGTCTCTTCAACGGGACATCTGCTCCTGCTTGGTCACTTTCTCGGGTTTGAAAGTACGGGAAAGACATTCGAGGTTTTGATCCAGCTGGGTGCGATTCTTGCGATTCTCTCGGTTTATTTCGCCAGATTGTGGACCCTGGCGCTCTCGTTGCCGAGCGACCCGGCCAGCCGCCGGTTTGTAGCCGGCATTCTGATCGCCTTTCTGCCGGCTGCCGTGATCGGTGTCATGCTGCACAGTTTCATCAAGGAAGTGCTCTTTGAAACACCGGCCCTCATCTGCACCACCTTGCTGGTGGGGGGTGTCATCCTGCTCTGGATCGACCGGTTGCCGCTGAAGCCACGTTACACCAATGTGATGGACTATCCCCTGTCGCTATGCCTGAAGATCGGCTTCTGCCAGTGCCTTGCCATGGTTCCTGGCGTCTCCCGCTCCGGTGCGACAATCGCGGGTGCGTTGCTGATGGGAACAGACAAGCGCTCCGCCGCCGAGTTTTCGTTTTTCCTGGCCATGCCGACGATGGCCGGTGCCTTCGCCTATGACCTCTACAAGAACCGCAACATCCTGTCCGCCGACGATGCCATGCTCATCACCATCGGCTTCGTGGCCTCGTTCATTTCCGGCGTATTCGTGGTGAAGGGGCTTCTGGATTTCGTCTCCAGGCACGGCTTCGCGCCATTTGCCTGGTGGCGCATCTTCGTGGGGCTCGCAGGGTTCGCCGGTCTTTATTTCCTGGGCTGA
- a CDS encoding WYL domain-containing protein yields MNPIERALGILLLLTGGKLVPATVLAERFQVSLRTIYRDIDRLIALGVPVDAERGAEGGYRLASGYLQPPVALSRDETAALLAAMALVRSSRTVPLVNDLASAEKKLLATLPKTVHGLLKEADKIVGIEPIPPDIFHAGTKAEPTEDWQRALDGFMAGILDGKRVRFNHVNPSRNTAKAHDVEPYGVMFDRDLWYLAGRCVDTQTVKVYRADRVRDLEISGMFFRPDKTFSIKTLLGGAWLSQAMRRWEQEEEIAKILITAGQAKKLSADWYYRHAVFTPAGDGRILLRIPSTDRARILPLVRWLGPGAELLSPDSLRAEFATELAALTSLYGIGPSAEDQPRK; encoded by the coding sequence ATGAACCCGATTGAACGCGCGCTCGGCATTCTGCTGCTGCTGACCGGCGGCAAACTCGTCCCGGCGACCGTGCTCGCCGAACGCTTCCAGGTGTCCCTCAGGACCATCTACCGGGACATCGACAGGCTGATCGCCCTCGGCGTTCCCGTCGATGCGGAACGCGGAGCGGAAGGCGGCTACCGGCTCGCCAGCGGCTATCTTCAGCCGCCCGTCGCCCTGTCACGCGACGAGACGGCCGCGCTCCTTGCCGCCATGGCGCTGGTGCGCAGCAGCCGTACCGTACCGCTGGTGAACGATCTGGCGTCTGCGGAAAAGAAACTGCTGGCAACGCTTCCGAAAACGGTCCACGGCCTGCTCAAGGAGGCGGACAAGATCGTCGGCATCGAACCGATACCGCCCGATATCTTTCATGCCGGCACGAAGGCCGAGCCGACGGAAGACTGGCAGCGGGCGCTGGACGGTTTCATGGCCGGTATCCTGGACGGCAAGCGCGTGCGGTTCAACCACGTCAACCCGTCACGCAATACGGCCAAGGCGCATGATGTCGAGCCTTACGGCGTCATGTTCGACCGGGACCTCTGGTATCTTGCAGGACGCTGTGTCGACACGCAGACAGTGAAGGTCTACCGGGCAGACCGTGTGCGGGATCTTGAGATCAGCGGCATGTTCTTCCGGCCAGACAAGACGTTTTCCATCAAGACGCTGCTGGGCGGTGCCTGGCTGTCGCAGGCCATGCGCAGGTGGGAGCAGGAAGAGGAGATCGCCAAGATCCTGATCACCGCCGGCCAGGCCAAGAAACTGAGCGCGGACTGGTACTACCGGCACGCGGTGTTCACGCCCGCCGGGGACGGCAGGATCCTGCTAAGAATCCCCAGCACCGACCGGGCCCGCATTCTGCCGCTTGTCAGGTGGCTCGGGCCCGGGGCCGAACTGCTGTCACCGGACAGCCTGCGCGCGGAGTTCGCCACCGAACTTGCCGCGCTGACATCGCTTTACGGCATCGGGCCGTCCGCCGAGGATCAGCCCAGGAAATAA
- a CDS encoding DUF1127 domain-containing protein — MSYEIETVFRSRAHSRSIVFTVLRVCADELRRYFRRRTTARALSHLNEQELKDIGLRRTERGYSELHQDRYGAHFWK; from the coding sequence ATGAGCTATGAGATTGAAACCGTTTTCCGCAGCCGTGCGCACAGCCGCAGCATTGTGTTCACCGTTCTTCGTGTATGTGCCGACGAGCTCCGCCGGTATTTTCGCCGCCGGACAACTGCCCGTGCCCTTTCTCACCTGAATGAACAGGAGTTGAAGGACATTGGCCTCAGACGCACCGAACGCGGCTACAGCGAATTGCACCAGGACCGCTACGGCGCGCACTTCTGGAAATAA
- a CDS encoding MFS transporter: MSPIAKITMVFVVFVDLLGQGLVFPIINGLIMEPSTSILAKDTSTAARHFNYGLIIGIFFICWFFGAPYISKLSDQIGRKNAILICLFGAFAGYALTIIALYANSFLLLILGRAITGLTAGNQPIAQAAMVDGSTDDEDLSRNMGYIMLGISFGLVGGPLIGGFLSDPVLIGSIASIKLPFFASLVLVAIAVVLVVFFYKEDPEEREDFALRPAEIFETLWRIRDFPLVIRLTIVLFFFHLANVTFYVFVDNYLTSRFGYGVLGSSFAMMTIGAAIAISSTFFVVPVQKRFTKERILAVNFIVWILATCLFILSPDGPLTYVPIFCFFFIFGIAYPTLLSIFSASVGPEEQGWVMGMTIAVFTFNAGAMSLIGGELIGINLDLPFYIVIACALTALVVMFLLWNKPEVKALLRKTGG, encoded by the coding sequence ATGTCACCCATTGCCAAGATAACCATGGTTTTTGTCGTTTTCGTCGACCTTCTGGGTCAGGGACTGGTGTTCCCGATCATCAACGGCCTGATCATGGAACCGAGCACGTCGATCCTGGCGAAGGACACGTCGACCGCCGCCCGCCACTTCAACTACGGGCTCATCATCGGCATCTTTTTCATCTGCTGGTTCTTCGGCGCGCCCTATATCTCGAAATTGTCGGACCAGATCGGGCGCAAGAATGCCATCCTGATCTGCCTGTTCGGCGCGTTCGCCGGCTATGCGCTCACCATCATCGCGCTCTACGCCAACAGCTTTCTCCTGCTCATTCTCGGGCGCGCGATCACCGGGCTGACGGCCGGCAACCAGCCGATCGCCCAGGCCGCCATGGTGGACGGCAGCACCGATGACGAAGACCTGTCGAGAAACATGGGCTACATCATGCTCGGCATCAGTTTCGGGCTCGTCGGCGGCCCGCTGATCGGCGGGTTCCTGTCCGACCCCGTCCTGATCGGAAGCATCGCCAGCATAAAGCTGCCGTTCTTTGCCAGCCTCGTGCTTGTTGCGATCGCGGTTGTTCTGGTTGTCTTCTTCTACAAGGAGGACCCGGAAGAGCGGGAAGACTTCGCGCTGCGCCCGGCGGAAATCTTCGAGACGCTGTGGCGGATCAGGGACTTTCCGCTCGTCATCCGGCTGACGATCGTCCTGTTCTTCTTTCACCTGGCAAACGTGACATTCTACGTCTTCGTCGACAACTATCTGACCAGCCGGTTCGGCTACGGCGTTCTCGGTAGCAGCTTCGCCATGATGACCATCGGCGCGGCCATCGCGATTTCGAGTACGTTCTTCGTCGTGCCCGTGCAGAAGAGGTTCACCAAGGAGCGCATCCTGGCGGTGAATTTCATCGTCTGGATCCTGGCGACGTGCCTGTTCATCCTGTCGCCGGACGGCCCGCTGACCTATGTGCCGATCTTCTGCTTTTTCTTCATTTTCGGTATCGCCTACCCGACACTGCTGTCGATCTTCTCGGCTTCGGTCGGGCCGGAAGAACAGGGATGGGTAATGGGGATGACGATTGCGGTCTTCACCTTCAATGCGGGCGCCATGTCGCTGATCGGAGGCGAACTGATCGGGATCAATCTCGACCTGCCGTTCTACATCGTGATCGCGTGCGCCCTGACCGCGCTGGTGGTAATGTTCCTGTTGTGGAACAAGCCGGAAGTGAAGGCCCTCCTTCGAAAGACCGGCGGCTGA
- a CDS encoding complex I NDUFA9 subunit family protein: MSTPLNGKLVTIFGGSGFLGRHIVQSLARRGYRIRAAVRRPDLATHLQLLGAPGQIMAVQANLRYRWSIDRAVIGSDAVINAVGILAPTGNQTFDAVQAFGARAIAEAARGAGLSAITHISAIGADADSTSQYARTKAAGEAGVLETLPDSVILRPSIVFGPEDDFFNQFAEMARFAPALPLIGGGETKFQPVYVCDVAEAVARSVDGELTPGATYELGGPEHKSFRDCLEEMLEITRRSRFLLPIPFPVASAMGKVMQLLPGAPLTADQVELLKTDNVVSDAAIKDGRTLEGIGIKPATLASILPTYLERFRQHGQYDAHKRV, translated from the coding sequence ATGTCCACACCTCTCAACGGCAAACTCGTCACAATCTTCGGCGGGTCGGGCTTCCTCGGCCGGCATATCGTGCAGTCGCTGGCACGGCGCGGCTACCGGATCCGGGCCGCCGTCCGGCGGCCGGACCTGGCGACGCACCTGCAGCTGCTCGGTGCGCCCGGACAGATCATGGCGGTGCAGGCGAACCTGCGCTACCGCTGGTCGATCGACCGCGCGGTGATCGGCTCTGACGCCGTCATCAACGCGGTCGGCATTCTTGCCCCGACCGGCAACCAGACCTTCGATGCCGTGCAGGCCTTCGGGGCCCGCGCGATCGCCGAGGCCGCCCGCGGCGCCGGACTTTCCGCGATCACGCATATCTCGGCGATCGGTGCCGACGCGGACAGCACGTCCCAATATGCGCGCACCAAGGCCGCCGGCGAAGCCGGTGTCCTGGAGACGCTGCCGGACAGCGTAATCCTGCGCCCGTCGATCGTGTTCGGGCCGGAAGACGACTTCTTCAACCAGTTCGCGGAAATGGCGCGGTTCGCACCCGCCCTGCCGCTGATCGGCGGCGGCGAGACCAAATTCCAGCCGGTCTATGTCTGCGATGTCGCCGAGGCGGTGGCACGATCCGTCGACGGTGAGCTGACACCGGGCGCGACCTACGAGCTCGGCGGGCCGGAACACAAGAGCTTCCGCGACTGCCTGGAGGAGATGCTGGAGATCACGCGCCGGTCGCGTTTCCTGCTGCCTATCCCGTTCCCGGTCGCCTCCGCGATGGGCAAGGTCATGCAGCTGCTTCCCGGTGCGCCGCTCACGGCCGATCAGGTGGAACTCCTGAAGACGGACAACGTGGTCTCCGACGCCGCGATCAAGGACGGGCGCACGCTGGAAGGGATCGGTATCAAGCCGGCCACGCTGGCCAGCATCCTGCCGACCTACCTGGAACGCTTCCGGCAACACGGGCAATACGACGCGCACAAGCGCGTCTGA
- a CDS encoding MSMEG_1061 family FMN-dependent PPOX-type flavoprotein — translation MQFEEEIHDLKRLRELLPFSETAPAALKVSNRLNEVGRQFIKLSPFIVLGTKDENGLIDVTPKGDPAGFVKVLDDNTLAIPERLGNNRVDGFCNILTDPNVAIIFIVPGHNFTLRLVGKARIVRDKALCARMAVNGKDPELALVVDIEEAFMHCSKSLIRSGIWRADTWPERGTAPRLADWQVTVVDDGRTVDEVFAKHDHDEKTRMY, via the coding sequence GTGCAATTTGAAGAAGAGATTCATGATCTGAAACGCTTACGTGAACTCCTACCGTTTAGTGAAACGGCTCCAGCCGCGTTGAAAGTTTCCAATCGACTAAATGAAGTGGGCAGGCAATTCATCAAGCTGTCACCGTTCATCGTCTTAGGCACAAAGGACGAGAATGGGCTTATTGATGTCACGCCAAAAGGTGATCCCGCCGGGTTTGTTAAGGTTCTTGATGACAACACACTCGCGATCCCCGAACGCCTTGGGAACAATCGCGTAGACGGCTTCTGTAACATTCTGACCGATCCCAACGTCGCGATCATTTTCATCGTTCCCGGTCACAACTTCACTTTACGTTTAGTAGGCAAAGCAAGGATCGTGCGCGATAAAGCACTCTGTGCCCGGATGGCAGTGAATGGAAAAGATCCGGAACTCGCTCTAGTCGTCGATATTGAAGAGGCATTCATGCATTGCTCGAAATCACTGATCCGCTCGGGAATTTGGCGCGCCGATACTTGGCCTGAACGCGGGACTGCCCCCCGGCTTGCGGACTGGCAAGTCACAGTCGTTGACGATGGCCGGACAGTTGATGAAGTTTTCGCCAAGCACGACCACGACGAAAAAACCCGGATGTATTGA